The following proteins come from a genomic window of Deltaproteobacteria bacterium:
- a CDS encoding xanthine dehydrogenase family protein molybdopterin-binding subunit, which translates to MTTNKYSVLNTRVHNVDGYAKVTGRATYTFDVKLPGMLYGKILRSPHPHAMIISIDPTEALKLPGVKAVVTGKDTLGVKQGIWRRYPELCDEQILTIEKVRYIGEPVAAVAAISEEIAEQALDLIDVQYEVLPFVDDPMEAIKKEAPMIHDGVERNVNITRHIEWGDVEEAFEEADYVREDWFKLGGQAHMCMETRATVASYTPDKKLTVYTSTQSPYYHQALLAGVLGLRESDIRVIAHYVGGGFGGKFELDASQFCACVLSMKLSKPVKIVFTREEDFIATKRRTPMYYYVRTGVKKDGTFCAREARVFTNGGAYTGMGATALYLTGFFHSFPYKWKAYRYDGYRVYTNSLPSTSMRGFGAPQAMFCSEQQIDWIAADLGLDIIEIRRKNAHTSGYEVPGQATIASCGLTQCLDKIEQWIKDRGKLPKNRAIGISAAGFMSGGIFNWFDSPYSFSSAVVTINYDGVVELHVGAQDIGQGSNTTMAIICAEALGVKVENIKVHSGDTDHCPADLGAWGSRQTLMAGNATKMAAEDAKKQLLEFASAKFGYNIIYDLDIKDGWVYNVARPERGMHYTDLVKEALRGKDGQRIIGRGHYTPHRKGMISPAYSYMVQAVEAEIDVETGKLAIINCTTAHDCGQPINTLGLIGQLEGAASMAAGYGYLENMPVEDGKVMNPNLVDYKIIRAPEMPACEIIEIDTYEPEGPYGAKEAGEGLTNPTAAALGNAIFHATGLQMKQAPIMPEMIVNAFKEKTKEGGKP; encoded by the coding sequence ATGACAACAAATAAATATTCCGTCTTGAATACACGAGTTCATAATGTTGACGGCTATGCCAAGGTGACGGGCCGGGCAACCTATACCTTTGATGTGAAACTGCCCGGCATGCTTTATGGAAAGATCCTGAGAAGCCCGCACCCCCACGCCATGATCATCTCTATTGATCCGACCGAAGCGTTGAAACTTCCCGGGGTAAAGGCAGTGGTGACCGGCAAGGATACCCTGGGGGTTAAGCAGGGGATCTGGAGGCGCTATCCCGAGCTGTGCGACGAGCAGATCCTGACTATCGAGAAGGTTCGTTACATCGGGGAGCCGGTGGCGGCAGTGGCGGCCATCTCTGAAGAAATCGCCGAACAGGCGCTCGACTTGATAGATGTGCAGTACGAGGTGCTGCCCTTCGTGGATGATCCCATGGAAGCAATCAAGAAGGAAGCCCCCATGATCCACGACGGGGTGGAGCGGAATGTGAATATCACGCGCCACATCGAGTGGGGTGATGTGGAAGAGGCATTCGAGGAAGCGGACTATGTCCGGGAAGACTGGTTCAAGTTGGGCGGCCAGGCGCACATGTGCATGGAGACGCGCGCCACCGTGGCCAGTTACACCCCCGATAAGAAGCTGACCGTCTATACCTCCACCCAGTCGCCGTATTACCACCAGGCACTGCTGGCCGGCGTGCTGGGACTGCGGGAAAGCGATATCCGGGTCATCGCTCACTATGTGGGCGGCGGTTTCGGCGGCAAGTTTGAACTGGACGCCTCGCAGTTCTGTGCCTGCGTTCTTTCCATGAAATTGTCCAAACCGGTGAAGATTGTCTTTACCCGTGAAGAAGATTTTATCGCCACCAAACGGCGGACCCCCATGTACTACTATGTGCGTACCGGCGTAAAGAAGGATGGCACCTTCTGTGCGCGGGAAGCCCGGGTGTTTACCAACGGCGGGGCTTACACGGGGATGGGGGCAACGGCCCTCTACCTGACCGGCTTCTTTCACTCCTTCCCGTACAAGTGGAAGGCCTACCGCTACGACGGCTACCGGGTTTACACCAACAGCCTGCCCTCCACGTCCATGCGCGGTTTTGGCGCTCCGCAGGCCATGTTTTGTTCCGAGCAGCAGATAGACTGGATCGCCGCTGACCTGGGGTTGGATATTATCGAAATCAGACGGAAGAATGCCCATACATCGGGATATGAAGTCCCGGGTCAGGCCACCATCGCCAGTTGCGGCCTCACCCAGTGCCTCGACAAGATCGAACAGTGGATCAAGGACAGGGGCAAGCTCCCGAAGAACCGGGCGATCGGCATCTCCGCAGCAGGCTTTATGTCGGGCGGCATTTTCAACTGGTTCGACTCGCCCTATTCCTTCTCCTCGGCCGTCGTGACCATAAACTACGATGGCGTTGTAGAGCTCCATGTGGGCGCCCAGGATATCGGTCAGGGTTCCAATACCACCATGGCCATTATCTGTGCCGAGGCGCTGGGAGTCAAGGTGGAGAACATCAAGGTGCATTCCGGCGACACGGACCACTGTCCGGCAGACCTCGGAGCCTGGGGATCACGACAGACGCTGATGGCGGGCAATGCCACCAAGATGGCCGCGGAAGACGCCAAGAAGCAGCTCCTCGAATTCGCGAGCGCAAAATTTGGCTACAATATCATTTACGACCTCGATATCAAGGACGGCTGGGTGTATAACGTCGCCCGTCCCGAGAGAGGCATGCACTACACTGATCTGGTAAAGGAAGCGCTCCGGGGCAAAGACGGCCAGCGGATTATCGGCCGGGGCCACTACACCCCTCACCGCAAGGGCATGATCTCTCCCGCTTACAGCTATATGGTGCAGGCGGTGGAGGCGGAAATTGATGTGGAAACGGGAAAACTGGCAATCATTAATTGCACCACGGCCCATGATTGTGGCCAGCCGATCAACACGCTCGGCCTGATCGGTCAACTCGAGGGTGCTGCCTCCATGGCCGCCGGTTACGGCTACCTGGAGAATATGCCCGTTGAGGATGGCAAGGTCATGAACCCGAATCTGGTTGATTACAAGATCATTCGCGCGCCGGAAATGCCCGCGTGCGAGATCATCGAGATTGACACCTATGAACCGGAGGGTCCCTACGGGGCGAAGGAGGCCGGGGAAGGTTTGACCAATCCGACTGCGGCCGCCCTTGGCAATGCGATCTTCCACGCCACGGGCCTGCAGATGAAACAGGCCCCCATTATGCCCGAAATGATCGTTAATGCCTTTAAGGAAAAGACAAAAGAGGGAGGAAAACCATGA
- a CDS encoding (2Fe-2S)-binding protein encodes MEKQLLRFYVNDQEYELFINPKTLLVEALRDHLGFAGTKRGCDTASCGVCTVMVNGMAVKGCSVLAVQVSGMHITTVEGLEKDGKLDPVQAAFLDEGAYQCGFCTSGMLMSARAFLNETPAPKDGMEIRRGIEGNLCRCTGYNSIVRAIDSVAQGKYREGV; translated from the coding sequence ATGGAAAAACAACTGCTTCGCTTTTATGTAAACGATCAGGAATATGAACTTTTCATCAATCCCAAGACCCTCTTGGTCGAGGCGCTTCGGGATCATCTGGGCTTCGCGGGAACGAAGCGGGGTTGCGACACGGCATCATGCGGTGTCTGCACGGTCATGGTCAACGGCATGGCGGTAAAGGGCTGTTCAGTGCTCGCGGTGCAGGTGAGCGGGATGCATATCACCACCGTCGAGGGTCTGGAAAAGGACGGGAAGCTCGATCCGGTCCAGGCTGCCTTTCTGGACGAGGGAGCATACCAGTGCGGTTTCTGCACCTCGGGGATGCTCATGTCGGCAAGGGCGTTTCTGAACGAGACCCCGGCGCCGAAAGATGGCATGGAGATCCGCCGCGGCATCGAGGGCAACCTCTGCCGCTGCACGGGATACAACAGCATTGTCCGGGCAATTGATTCCGTGGCCCAAGGCAAGTACAGGGAGGGCGTGTAA